The Neovison vison isolate M4711 chromosome 5, ASM_NN_V1, whole genome shotgun sequence genome includes a region encoding these proteins:
- the HEXIM2 gene encoding protein HEXIM2, with translation MFAKGQPVAPYNTTQFLMNDRDPEEPDLEVPHGASHPGSSGESEAGEADGRGRAHGEFQQRDFSEAYERYHTESLQGRSKQELVRDYLDLERRLSQAEEETRRLQQLQGCAGQQPCRQVEELAAEVQRLRTENQRLRQENARWNREGGGPGGEPGT, from the coding sequence ATGTTTGCCAAAGGCCAGCCCGTGGCGCCCTACAACACCACCCAGTTTCTGATGAACGACCGCGACCCTGAGGAGCCAGACCTGGAGGTGCCCCACGGGGCCTCCCACCCAGGCTCCAGCGGGGAGAGCGAGGCCGGGGAAGCCGACGGCCGGGGCCGCGCTCACGGCGAGTTCCAGCAGAGGGATTTCTCGGAGGCCTACGAGCGCTACCACACGGAGAGCCTGCAGGGCCGCAGCAAGCAGGAGCTGGTTCGAGACTACCTAGATCTGGAGAGGCGGCTGTCTCAGGCCGAGGAGGAGACCCGGAGGCTGCAGCAGCTGCAGGGGTGCGCCGGCCAGCAGCCCTGCCGCCAGGTGGAGGAGCTGGCTGCCGAGGTCCAGAGGCTCCGGACAGAGAACCAGCGGCTGCGGCAGGAGAATGCCAGGTGGAACCGAGAGGGCGGCGGCCCCGGTGGGGAGCCAGGCACCTAG